The Pseudomonadota bacterium region CTTTTGCCCGACCAGTTTTTCCTGGTATGGTTTTGCATCATCACCAAGCCTGCCGGAAAGAGTGAGAGCAGAACCTTTGTCATGTAAAAAGTTCCGATGGCTTCCCTTCCCTCCACGATTGACAAATCCGGCTTTTTCCAATTCTTGTATAAGCTGGCAAATTTTTCTAGGCATAAAAGATGGTACCACAATGGTACTACAGAGTCAAAACAAAAGAGTTTTGTGAGAATGTCAATAAGTCACGCCCGACCCCAAACATTTTTGGTTGTTATCGACCTTTCCTTAAACCGCTCTCTTTTTAATGGCAAAAAGAGTGCTATTGGGCATGAAAACGCCTGTTTTTTTAATGAATATCTAGTATTTACAGCAGGTTAACTTGGTCCGACCCCAGGCGACAGGCGACCGGGCGACCGGGCGAGCCGGGCGACGGCCCCGGGCGACGGGCGACCCCGGGCGATGCCGATGCGGGCGATGGCGGGCGACCTGGCGACACGATGTTCCTTTCAGGCTCGTATGAGGGGCACGGGCTTCTCTCCTCATACGCCTGGAAATTTCTGAAATTTCTGGATACGGCTTCCCTGACCGTCCTTGTGTAAGGAGAAAATTGGCTCTCCCGAGTTCCCAAGTTACCCCCATGGATACATGCCCTGGCCTCAGACCCCGGTGGTGACCTGAACACTCGCCATATCGCGTTCAGATCCTCGGCCTTCCGGACTCTTGAATCCGTCGGCTTTACTTCTGGAGACCAGAAGCTATTACAGAGACCACAACCATACATTTTTCGGGGTTCAATACAGAGCCTGCATCCTTGATTCATCTGGCTTCGGACTCCCGATACCGGGTTTGCCCTCAGATTTCACTACCGACCCGCTGGCTAAGTTCTGGTCGGGTGGGACTTGAGCCAGAGTCAACTCACACCCACTGGATAACAATAACCAATTTCACCCCCGTCTGACGGGATTCCCGAGGCTTTGGATTTAGCTCGGCGCGACAAGAGATTTGTTGACTATGGAGTGCTTCCAAACACCCCTAATTTGTTAGTTATTTAGGATTGTCCCGCAAATCCTTCAGATTGCGATCGTCAGCCACTTTTAATCCTGATTGTTTTAATTAAGACCCATTCAATATATCTCTCAAGCAAAAAAGGCCGTTGTGACAGAAGCTCTCCTGTCACAACGGCCTTTACAGTTCGCTGCATTTCCCGCATTTCAGATGCAGACTATTTCTTATACCATTTGCCGTTGGCGTCCTGGAGCCAGGTTCCGGGATCTGCCTGATCGTAAATCTGCAGGGCGCGGCGTTCGCCGACCAGGGCCGGGGTGGTTCCCTGTTGCCTGGCAATCGCCCCGTAGACCTTTTTCCGGTCGTCATTTTCTTCCTGAACAAATACCTGGTTTCCGGAAGCTCCGCTCATAAAGTAGAGCAGGCCATCCTTACCTTCGCCTATTGTCCCGGCGGCCAGGAGTCTGACGATCTCCGGCAATCTTGCCTGCATCCTTGCCTTGATTTCCTTGCCGCTTTCGGCCAAAGCGTTTGCGGACAGGAAACAGCCGACAAACAACAGTATGGTGAACAATACGGATTTTTTAAAATCGTACATTTTTTCCTCCTGACGGACTTCATTCAATGAGACTGGTTCGATGACATGATGATTATTTGGCCGCATCGATATCACTGAAGAAATCATCAAGGGCCTTGTCGACCTTGATATTGACATCGATGGTGATATGGATCGGTTTTATTTCGACCGGCTGCAGAGTCACGTCATGCGTGCTCTCAATCGTATGCCTGGTGCAGCCCGGGGAGAACAGCACACAGAGACAGAAAAGCGCAAGATAGAAATATTTCATACGGTTCTCCAGTTATTCCATTAACGACCTGATAGAATCACCATAATGCAAAACATCATTGAGCGGAAGACGGAAGTTGACGTCGAGCTGAATGCCCTGGAACCGGGAACCGGGGTTTCCTGCATCCACCCTGGTGAAGCCCCCGAAGTCCTTGTTGTAGACAAACGGCAATGGAGCCGTCGGCTTGCCATTCATCTGCAGATGGAGCAGCAGATTATCATCGGATTCCGAATTGATATCGAGTTTGGTCCAGTCATAGGAGAAATCTTTCAAGGCCTCACGGGCTAGATCGATCTGGGCAAATTGTGGAGTGTCCTTCGGGATGCCTTCGGTGAGAATCTCCGTTCTGGAGAGGCTGATGGTTCCTCCTTCACCCGGAGTTGAATAGAGAAAGCCGTTTTCGATAAAGAATCTGCCATCGGTGAGGTGCACCGGCACCCTGCCGTTAACTCGGCCCTGCCCTTCGGCAGTGGCCGCGCCCAGTTGTTCCAGGACTTTGGCAAAATTCAGCCGGTCGCAAAAGAAAATCATATCGTAATCTTTTACCTTTGGAGAAAAGCGCAGCGCCTGGGTGTAGACATGGCCGTCGCTCCACTGCACCTGTCCTTTTTCGATAAATATCGATTCGGCCGATTCTATTTGGAATTCGACCAGCCCGTTCTCGGCGGCGATTTTACCGGACCGGATGGACTGGAAGGAAAATTTCTGTTTCGGACCGCTTCTCATCCTGGGGAGCTCGGGAAGGTGAAGGTTGAGCGATCCTCCCTCGAGAGCAAAATCCTTATCGAGGGATGTCAACCGGATGTTATCGATGCCGGTATCAACCCTGCCCGAAACGTGGCCGCCTTGATAGAGCAGCTTGCCTTCCAGGTTCAGATCGCCATCACCCTTGTAACCGGCCAGGGTTGGGCTGAATCGCCGAAGATCGAAATTCTGGATGGACCTGGTGCAGGAGGCCTGAACGGTGATCTCCGCGTCCGGCCCGGATGACGGAAAATCAGCGAAACCTGCCAGATCGATACAGAAGCTTTCGATCAGATCACTCTGGTGGCGACCGGCGAAACTGAAGCCTGATGGCCGCTGGGTCAGGCGCAGGATGATACGGCCAAGGAGCAGGTCGGAATAACTGATGCCGGTGATATTGATTTCACTGTCTCCGGCTCCCGGATTATAGGGAATACTGTGCAGAATTTTTCCTCCGACCGTTGCCTTAAGATCATTGGCTGTATCTTTAAAGTCAAGGCCGGTAAAGGGCAGAACGAATCGGCTGTGCCCATCCTCTGTTGTTCCCTTGACCGTCAGCAGGGGCAGCTGGACGATTAAGTTGTCCGCCTTGATCTCGATAGATTCCAGGGTAAGAGTGTAATTAAACCCGGTTTTCCCGGCAGAGTTTACGCCGGAAACGGTGTACCCGCTGATCCGAGACGAAAACGTCAAGCCTGCCCGGGAAAGACCAAAGGGCTTTTTCCCTTTTGATGCGGCCTCAAACCGCCAGCCACCACCCGTAACCGTGCTGCCGTGTATTTGCGTGACAAGTTCTGTCGGCGCAAGAGAAACACCCTTTGCTGGTGCCTGCTCAGGAAACATCACCCTGAAATCGCCGTCAAACAACCAGATCCCATCCGCGCTTGTAAACAAAAGGTCGATATCGCCTATTTCCGCCGCCAGAAAACTGTTAAAGATCAATGAAGTCGAGGTGAGTCGCCCCCGACCATGTTCAAAGGTGAGATTAAACCCGAAAGGTTCTTCGTCCCGATCATACGGATTGCCAAGCCGCACCTCACCGAAGAGGATATCCGTCTGCGCGAGTTTCCCGGAAATATCGGCAGCCAGTATCTTAAACGGGGCAAGAGACATACTGGCCTCCGCCTGAACCTCCAGGCGGCCGGAAACAACTGGGGTGGAGAAGATTTCCATGAAATCGGCGAAACGCCGCAGTTCAAGAACTTCAACCTCGGTGACATTTCGTGCTTCCATGGTCTCGGGATCAATTTCAAAGGCGGTTTTGATGACCTGCCCGCGGACCACTAACTCACCACTGATACGAATCAGTCTGGGATTTTCTTTGCTGATCCGGGCCTGAAAAGAACAGGGGATTGCAACGAAATGCTCTCCGTAAGAGAGATTGACAATGGCACTGTTGATGCGAAGCTCACCGAGATGAACTAAAAGATCAAGGTCTTCCTTCTCAAGAGTTGGAGCGGCGTTCTGCTCCCGGGTGGATTCCTCCGTCTGCCATGGAACAATCAGCTTGCCATCCTGAAAATGGAGGTTCAGTTCAATACCGGAAAGGGATATCCCGGCAAGTTTCTTCCGCAGAAGCCCGAGCGGAGAGTAATCAATCCTGATCGAGTCAATGCCGGCAAAGCGTTTTTCACCGCCCACCGATATTTCGCTCAGATCGGCGCTCCAGAATCCGACATGCCGCACCTGCACTAAAACCGGCAGATTTCTTTCCGCAAGGGCACTGTTGATGAGGCTCCGGACAAGGCGCGGCAGATAGTCAAGAAGAGCGGCGGAGAGAAGAAAGGCGGCAACAAGGAGAAGAATGATCCCGGCACTTTTTTTAAAAATGCGAGATCTGGACCGTACATTCGAAGAGGTCATGTTTTTGTTCGACTCCTGTCCGCCTTTTTTACTCACTGGCCCTACCCTCGTTTACCGTCTTGGTTGGGGGGCAGGTCTTGAAATGCCGGTTTATACCTTTTGACTAAGGGGCTGTGTGTAAAGCATAAACCAATTAGAGTGAAAATAGGCTGAGAAACTGAAGGTCGTTGGTCCACGATTGGTGGCAATCGGGTCATTTCTTGAAACCCTGAGAGCAGAAGAAATTTACAACTCACTCACCAGAACAATATTGAGTCCGCTGATTTTCTTCCATTGCACGTCGTTGGTAATGACATAGTCTGCGCCGCAGACCTCGGCCGTTGCCAGTTGTATCGCGTCCGGGGTTCTCAACTGATGGACAGCCCTGTATTCCGCGGTTTTATCCGCAACCAGAAGGTTGAGTGGGTACAGACTGAAATTTGCCGAATTTGTGAGATAGTCTCGATATTTGGCCGCAAGTTTATTCTCGCCAACCTTGAGAGGATAGGTGACCACTTCGATATAAGTGATCAGCGAGACCGTCACTTGAATTTCTTTCGCATAGATCTCATCAAAGAAGGCTGCCACCCTGTCATAAAAGCGGATGTTCTTCTCCCAGAAATAGATGAGGGGCGCGGTGTCTAAAAAAACGGAGGTGGTTTTTTCCAGGTTCAGCCCCATTCGTCGCGTTCCTTGTTGATATACTCATCCGTGTTGATCTGTTTCCATACTTCCTGTCCCAGGCCGCCGGATTTTCGAAAATCCAATTTGCCCCGGGCGGCGTTCGATGTCTCTTCCCCCGGCCGGTCGCACTGCACCAGTTTGGCAACTTTTTTCCCTGCCCGTTCAATAATAATCTCTTCGTTGGTGAGAGAAACCTTGTTCAATAATTCGCCCAAAGTCCGCCGTGCATCAACTGCCGATATTGTCGTTGGCATAATAGCACCTCCATTAACTACCATCATGATCATGCTGCTCAGTATGATCATGATAGTGTGTTGTGGGTGCAAAATCAAGAGAGTTGGTCGGGGAAAACATTTTTTACCCACGCCGCGGTTCTCTTCATCCCTTCCCGGGTGGTCACTGCAGGAGCGTAGCCGAAATCGTTTTTTGCCGAAGCAATGGAAAACCAGTGGGAATGGGCCAGTTGTTCGGCGAGGAATCTGGTCATCAGCGGTTCGGATTTGATGTCGAGAGCGCCGTAAACCTTCTCCAGCAGCCCGCCGACAAACCTGGCCTTTTTGAAGCTGACTGACTTTGATACTGCAGGGACACCGCACAGTTTGTAGAACTCGTTGATCCAGTCCCAGAGATTGACCGGCTCGCCCTGGGAGATGAAGTATGGTTTACCGGCTGAGTTGCCGGTAGTCAACAGATCAGCCGCTGCTTTTATCTGGGCGTCAACCACATTGTCGATGTAGGAGATATCGACCAGATTGGCGCCCTCCCCTACCCGCTTTAACAAGCCCTTCCGGCCGCGTTCGATGAGCCTCGGGACAAGATTGGTGTCCCCCGGGCCCCAGATCAGGTGCGGCCTGAGGGCGACGGTTTTGAGATGATCCGAATTTGCGGCGAGGACCATCTTTTCGGCGAGCATCTTGGTCTCGGCGTAATGGCAGAGGAATGTTTCGGCATACGGGAGGGATTCGTCACCGCCGCAGAGGTCGGCGCCGTTGAAGACCACACTGGGAGTGCTGGTGTAGACGAGGGCCGGAACCTGATTCGTCCTGCACGCCTCAAGCACATTGGCGGTGCCGGTGACGTTGATCGCATAATACTCTTCCCGCTTTCCCCAGATCCCGGCCTTCGCCGCCACATGAAAGACCGCGTCGCAGCCGGCAAACGCATTTGCGAGGAAGTTTTTGTCTCTGATGTCTCCGTTGCAGATTGATACACCGGGGAGGTGAAGGTCCGGGTAGTTGCTGCGGCCGATGACCCGGACGGACACCCCGCGCTGCCGCAAGCGCATGGTGATCGCACGGCCGACAAAACCGCCGCCACCGGTGACGGCAACTTTGCACCCTTCGGATATAAACCTCGATGTCTCGCAGGCTCGCTTATCAGTACGAGCAGACGAGCTATTCAACTCAGCTTTATTCATCACCGCCGCAGCCTGCTGCTTCAGCGGGAGCTTCCTCAAAACTGATTTCCCGCTGCGCCCAGACCGCAAGCTTCTCCCGGAAGATCTTGGCGTTGTGCCGGATATCCACCGGAAAGGACTCGTTAATCAGGAAATGTTTGATATTCCGGGTCAGAGGATTGGCCAGGGCGAGTTTGGCAAGATCGGCAACCAACGCACGCTCCTCATAGCGTGAGTATGGTTCAACAATCAGCACCGGCGTTTCGTGCAGCTCTCCATCCCGTTTGATCCCGACCAGGGCGGAGCGGTACACATCCGGGTGCTCGTTGAAGATCGCCTCACAGGGAATGGTATACATCTCGCCGCCGGCGGCTTTCACCCGGTGGGCCCTCCGGCCGCAGAACCAGAGGCGCCCCGCCTCATCCAGATAGCCGAGATCACCCATCCGGTGCCAGACCCGGCCGTTGTCGTTGATCTTGGCAAGTTCCGTTTCCGACCCGTTATTGTCGTAGACGCTGGTGACAATCTCCCCGCAGACGATGATCTCGCCGATGCTGCCGGGCGAAAGTTCATAGGCGTCCGCCAATTCCGCGATCGGCTCGTCACAGGTTCTGATGATCCTGACCTCGTTCCCGGGCAAAGGTTTGCCGACACAGGTGCCGCCGCCGTTCATGGTATTCTTCCAGGTCTCCTCAAGCACCTCGGAACCGGTCATCGAGGTGACCGGCAGGGCCTCCGTCGCCCCGTAGGGAGTGTGGATCTCGCCGGCCGGTGACATGATCCGCTTGACCCGCTCGATCAGCTCGAAGGGCACCGGGGCCCCGGCCATCAGGACCAGACGCAATTTTTCGAGGACAATCCCGTGATCGAGGCAGTAACGGCTCACCACATTCCAGATGGCCGGAGAGCCGAAGGAATAGGTGACCCCCTTTTCAATCAATGAGTTCACGAACCGTTCCGGGTTCACCCGGGCGGGATGGGCCGGGTTCATATCCGGGATCACCGCACATGCCCCGAGGGCCGTCGAGAACAGGGCGAACAGCGGGAATGCCGGCTGGTCGATATCGTCGGGGGTTATGCCGTAATAGTTGCGGATCAGGTCCTTCTGGGCCTGGAAGACCCCATGGGTGTACTGGACCCCTTTGGGCGGCCCGGTGCTGCCGGTCGTGAAAATGATCGCCGCCAGATCATCTCTGGCCGTCGGCGGGGTTTCAAAGGCGCCTTTGTTGAATTTGGCGAGCCCGGCAAGGGAGCTGCCCAGAAGACTGAAAGAAGGGCCGACGCAGACCGAACGCTTGACCGAGCCAAACACCCCCGGGTTCAGCAATCTGAAAAATTGCGCCTTCGGCACCCCGATGAAAACCGTCGGCCGGACATAGGCGACACAGCGGAGCAGATTGTAGTACCCCATCCCCGGATCGATCAGGATCACCGGCGTTCCCAGCCGGAAGAGGGCAAAGGCGAGACAGACGAACTCCATGGAGGGCTTGACCATCAGGACCGCCCGGTCATTGCGCCCGACCCCCATCTTTTTCAGCCCATGGGCATAGGCGGAGGCGTTCCGGTCGAGTTCCTTGAAGGTCCAGCTCCGGTATCCGCCGAAGACCTTTTCGATCAGGCCCGTGTTGTCCGACTGCGATTCCGCCACTTCGGCGAGCGCCCTGGAAATATTGAAATTATCCACGCCCGCCCCCGAGATATTCATCGAAAAAGCCGTTGATCAGATGGTCGACCTGACCGTCGGCATCTTCCAGCACAAAATGGCCGGCATTTTCCAGATAGATCGACCGGGCGTGCGGGAATCTTCGATGCCACTCCTGGTAGAACGTATTGTTGAAACAGAAATCCTTGCCGCCCCAGAGGATCAGGACCGGCTTGTTCTTGATATACTGAAGAGCGCCTTCCGCCCGGAGCAGGGTTTCCCAGGAGGGGTGGCGGTAATCGAGGGGGATGTCCTCGATAAAACGCATGACCGCGACCCGGTTGGCCCAGGAGTTATACGGGGCCAGGTACCCCTTCCGCACCAGGCGGGGCATTCTTTTCTTCACCGCCATGTGCACCGCCGCCCGGACGAAACCGTTCAACCCCCGGACCAGAAAAGGCCCCAGGTACGGGATGCGGCAGATATTGATCCGCAGGGGAATCCGGGTCGACCGGAAGGCGGCGGTATTTAAAACAGTGAGGGACTCAAGCCGTTCGGGGTGGCGGTCGAGATAGCCCATGCCGATCGCCCCGCCCCAGTCGTGCAGAACCAGCGAATGCTTTTCCACGCCAAGCTGGCCGAGGAGATTTTCCAGGTTGTCGATATGGTCTTTGAGACGGTAGGGATACTCCTGCGGTTTATCGGAAAATCCGCAGCCCAGATGATCGGGCACGATCAGCCGGTAACGGTCCCGCAGGAGCAGGACCAGGTTCCGGTAAAAAAATGACCAGGTCGGATTGCCGTGCAGCATCACGATCACCGGGCCCTTTCCCTCATCGAGGTAGGAAATGGTGTGCCCGAAGACCGTGATCTTTTTGGGTTTGAAGGGATACAGGTCTTTGAACAGTTCAGCTTTGCCCATCGCCATCACCATTCCACCCCGAGCATCAGACAGTTGATGCCGCTGCCGATCCCGAGCAGGGCCGCCCTTTCCCCTTTTCGCAAAATACCCTCCTCCACGCCGATGGCCATGGTCACCGGGGCGGAAACCGAACCCACATTGCCGAGCTGGGCGAGCGTTTCGTAATTCAGGGCCGGATCGATACCAAGGGTTTCACAAAGCAGACGGGAGTGGGAGCTGCCGACCTGATGGCAGAAATAATGGTCGATCACCTTCGGCTGCCAGCCGGTTTCTTCAAGGAAATCAAGCCAGGTCAGGTGGGCGGTCTCCACGCCTCTCTTCAGCAGCTCCTCGGAATCGGTGGCCATCAGGGTCCCGGCAGGATTGTCCGAGCCGCCCTGGCAGAGATCATTGAAAGAGGTATTGGCCCGGCAGACCCCGCCCTTCAGGGTGTGCCCGGTTTTGTAAAGACGTTCATCGCCCATGACCAGGGCGACCGCGCCGGAACCGATGGTTAAAGAGGCAAAAGAGGATTTAATGGATTTTCTGGTCAGAACGGGATCGGCCAAAAGATTCAGGATCGTTGACTCGACCAGGTGTTCCGCCGTTTCCCCGGTGACGATGAGGCCGGTCTTCACCTGCCCGAGTTCGATCAGGGTCGCGAGGGTGATCATGCCGTTTAAAAACCCGAGGCAGGCATTGGAGATGTCATAAAGGATGCATCTGTCGGGCAGCCCCAACTGCCGATGGACAAAGGAAGCGGTGGCCGGTTCCATCATGTCGCGGCAGACGCCGGTGAAAAAAAGGCACTCGATATCAGCCGGAGCAATACCGGAAGCTTCGATCGCCTTTTTCCCCGCCATCACCGCCCCGTCACTGGGCCTGGTCCCGCTGTCCCAGAAACGGCGGGACCTGATGCCCGACATCAGTTCCAGACGACCGGCGGGCAGCTTCAGCCGGTCATAGACCGGGAAAAGCCGCTCCTCGATCTCGGCGGAGGTGACGACCCGGGGCGGCAGCTGGTAACCGAAGCTATGCAGGCAGACATTGTTGAAGAGCATTAATCCAGGGTCTTGGCGATGATCTCGGAATCGAAGTAATTCACATCCATACCCGCATCGATCACGATGGTCCGAGCATTGATACCGGAAGATCTTTCAGAAAGAAGAAAGGCGGCAGTGTCCGCCACCTCACTGGTGGCAAGGGCCTTTTTACGCAGGGTGAGCTTTTCCGCATAGAGATAGCTGTCGATGTAACCAGGGATTCCTGCGGAGGCCGAGGTTTTGAGCAACCCCGGACAGACCGCATTGAACCGGACCCTGGAAAACGAGGAAAAACTTTTCGCCAGAAAGCAGATGGATGATTCGAGGGCCGCCTTGACCGGCGCCATATAGCCGTAATTTTCAGCGGCCATCCGGGTTGTGGAGATGGAGATCGTGACCACCGAAGCGTCCGGCGCGAGAAGTGTTTTAAAATGATTGGCAATGGAAATAAAGGAGAAGCAGGAGATATCGATCGCCTGCAGAAAATCCTTCCTGATCGTTTCATGGAAGGGTTTGATGCCCTCGGAATAGTTGGCGAAGGCGATCGAGTGGACGATTCCGGAAATCTTGTCTCCTCCGAGAAAATCTGCAACCTCACGACTCACCCGGAGAATATTCTCCTCCTGTTCCACATCACAGACAAATACCGGCGAATCGGGGAAAAGTTTTAACGCCGTCTGCCGCCGTTCCTCGGTGCGAACCACGTGGATGACTTTCGCTCCCTGCTCGCCAAGGACCCTCGCAATGGCACAGGCAATGGACTTCTTGTTGGCCATGCCGAAGACCACGATATATTTGTCGTGCAGGTTTAGAAAACTCATCGATCACACCGTTTTTTCGTGCAAAATCAACACGCCATCAGCTTCGTAAATGCGCGTCGGCATCGTTTGCCACGATCACCCCGTAATTTATCGCCCCGAGCCAGCCGGACATGATGATTCCCACCGAACCAACATGAAAAAGACCCCGGACATCCTTGAAAATACTCCTGGACACATCCAGCCCCTCGAACTTGGTGCCGAATGAGGTGCCCCGGGTGTGGAGGGTGTATCGGTGGAAAGTCCTCGGAGTGGCCGCCTCAAGCCAGTCGCATTTGCGACGGATATCCGGGATGTATCTTTCAAGATCAACCAGGCACCGCTCGATCATGAGCCCCTTTTCCCTCTGGTACTCCTCTTCAGGCAGCGACGCCCAATCATCATACCGGGCATTCATCGAGGCGACAACCGTGTGCCGGTCATGCCCCGGCCTGGTTTTCGGATAATAGAGGGAAAAAGTCCTGCTCCGGGTGTTCATATCGAGCATCTCATCTGCGGAATACTCAGGCGCGGTCGAGGTAAACAAGAGATCGCCGATATCGTCGATCTCCTCTCCTTCCCTGATCCCCATATAGACCTGGCAACTGGAATTGTTCACCTGGACCGGCTTAATCTTATCGAGAAATTCAGCGGAAAAGGCTTCGCGACCGGCAAGCTCATCGACGGTGTTCAGGATCCCGGCGTTGGAGACGACGCATTTTGTCTCTATCTCGCGGTCGCCGACGGTGACTCCGCGGACCCTGCCGTTATCGACAATAATCCTCTCCACCCGGGAGTTCGTGCAGATGGTGACCCCGTTTTTCTCAAGTTCTGCGACCATGAGGCCGATCAACCGGTCGGTCCCGCCGCTGAAGGTGAAAACCCCCTTGTTCATGAAGTTTGAGAAGACGATGCCGTAGGTGATTGCCGGGTCGTCAAAATTCGAACCGTTGGCGTAGGTGATCGGCTCCATCAGCAGCCGGTGGACCTCGGTGCGGCCGGGAAAAAACTGTTCGAAGAGTTCCCGGGTGGTCATGGTCCGGTCATCGTAGAAATTCATCCCCGATACGGTGTTGAAGAAGTCGTCGATCGTCTTTTTCGGGATCGAGAATTTATCCTCCAGAATCGCGGTGAAATCAACCTTGTCAAAGGTGGTCTGCAGAGAAAACTGCGGGTTGTCGAAAACGATCCCTTCCAGCTGGACGATGGAGTCCATGATCTCCCGGTTCCAGTACTTCCGGCAGGTCTTCTTCATCCCGTAGGGAAAGCCGTGCAGGGAGATATCAAAGATATGCCCCTGCCGTTTAAACCAGGTGGCGAGCCCCCCCAGCCGGTGGTGATGTTCGAGCAGCAGGACGGAATGCCCGGCGTTGGCCAGACGATTGGCGGTGGTAAGCCCACCCAGGCCGGAGCCGACGACCACGACATCATAAGAACCGGCGGCGTTTTCAATTGATTTATGGGGCATGCTCAGGACTTCTCAAATATATGTTTATTGACCATTGAAACCCCGGAGAGCATTGAACCGACAATTCCCAGAAAACCCTGATCCGTACCGGCAATAAACAGATTGGAGAGAGGGGTGCGGCCATCCCTGATCTTGATCGGACTGCCATAGATCGCGCCACTGGCTTTTCCGGTATAGCGTTCAACGGTCAACGGAGTAAAAATATCCTGATATACTATGTTTTCCGTGTAATTCCCAATGATTTCCGAGACAACCTCCTCCGACCGGCGGGCCCAGTCCTGTTTCATCCGCCGGTATTCTTCCGGGGCATACGAGCGCCAGAGATCGTAGTTGGCGGTATGGGTGACCCGGACCTGGAACTCATCACCGACACGCACCCCGTGGAAGTTTTCGGGAAAACAGATCACCCCGCTCCTGACATTGACGGCAGAAGCCGGCCGCTCATAGGTAAACGGTTCTTCAAAATTGTAGAATACAATGGTGCTGTCCGCCTTCAGTTTCTCCCGCATCGCAGCCGGCAGAACATAGATCATTTCCACAAACCCGAGCCGGCCATGGTGGCTTGCCACCTCTTGCGAATCCGGCGCCACCCCCATAAAACCAAGGGTGGCGGGATATCCGGCGGTCGAAATCACCTGACCGCAGCCGATGGTTTCCCCGGATTCCAGGGTCACCCCGCAGACCACATCACCATCAACCACGAACTCCCTGACGCCGGAGCGGAATCTGATCTCGCCGCCGAGTGCGCGGTAATGATCCAGCAGCAGTTCGAGGAAATCGCTGATGGAACCTGCCGGCCGGAAAAACCCTTCATTATAGACGGCGTTGAACATGATCACAAACTGGTCAAAATCCATATCGTGTTCATTGCAGCTGCCGTACATGAAAAGCGGCCAGAGCAGCATATTCACCAGCAGTTCATTGCCGAGGATTTCCATTATTTTTTCCCTGGCGGAAGACCAGGGGCGGATCACAAAGGGGTCATGGTCGGCGATCAGAGCCAGAAGCCTGTTAAAGCGCGCCGCCTGATCGGGAAAGACCCGGGCAACCTCTGCGCGGAGGAGCGTCGGATCGTTGGCAAAACGAAGCGAGGTCTCACCCGGAAAGAGGACGGTCGAGTGGAACTGCTCATGGGTAACGAATGATTTTCGGGAAAGACTGAGTTGCCTGAAAAGGCGGTTGAGAGGCGCTTTTTTCTGCCCGGGAGGGGCAAAGTTGGTCATGGCATGCAGGCCGGTTTCAAAAAGCCTGCCCTGCCGATGGTAGTAGGAGTTGAGTCCTCCGGCCACGGAATGCTTTTCGAGGATCAGGACTTTGGAGCCGAATCTGGCCAGGCGAATACCGGCGGCAAGGCCGGATAATCCGCCGCCTATGATGATCTGATCATAGGACACAGGCCCTGATTAAGCGTCCTGCAGGCGGGGTTCCAGATAATTGACACAACTGTCGAGAGTTGCCAGTTCAGGATAGTCACCCTCGGGGATCTGCAGCTTGTAGC contains the following coding sequences:
- a CDS encoding AMP-binding protein, which produces MNISGAGVDNFNISRALAEVAESQSDNTGLIEKVFGGYRSWTFKELDRNASAYAHGLKKMGVGRNDRAVLMVKPSMEFVCLAFALFRLGTPVILIDPGMGYYNLLRCVAYVRPTVFIGVPKAQFFRLLNPGVFGSVKRSVCVGPSFSLLGSSLAGLAKFNKGAFETPPTARDDLAAIIFTTGSTGPPKGVQYTHGVFQAQKDLIRNYYGITPDDIDQPAFPLFALFSTALGACAVIPDMNPAHPARVNPERFVNSLIEKGVTYSFGSPAIWNVVSRYCLDHGIVLEKLRLVLMAGAPVPFELIERVKRIMSPAGEIHTPYGATEALPVTSMTGSEVLEETWKNTMNGGGTCVGKPLPGNEVRIIRTCDEPIAELADAYELSPGSIGEIIVCGEIVTSVYDNNGSETELAKINDNGRVWHRMGDLGYLDEAGRLWFCGRRAHRVKAAGGEMYTIPCEAIFNEHPDVYRSALVGIKRDGELHETPVLIVEPYSRYEERALVADLAKLALANPLTRNIKHFLINESFPVDIRHNAKIFREKLAVWAQREISFEEAPAEAAGCGGDE
- a CDS encoding FAD-dependent oxidoreductase, translating into MPHKSIENAAGSYDVVVVGSGLGGLTTANRLANAGHSVLLLEHHHRLGGLATWFKRQGHIFDISLHGFPYGMKKTCRKYWNREIMDSIVQLEGIVFDNPQFSLQTTFDKVDFTAILEDKFSIPKKTIDDFFNTVSGMNFYDDRTMTTRELFEQFFPGRTEVHRLLMEPITYANGSNFDDPAITYGIVFSNFMNKGVFTFSGGTDRLIGLMVAELEKNGVTICTNSRVERIIVDNGRVRGVTVGDREIETKCVVSNAGILNTVDELAGREAFSAEFLDKIKPVQVNNSSCQVYMGIREGEEIDDIGDLLFTSTAPEYSADEMLDMNTRSRTFSLYYPKTRPGHDRHTVVASMNARYDDWASLPEEEYQREKGLMIERCLVDLERYIPDIRRKCDWLEAATPRTFHRYTLHTRGTSFGTKFEGLDVSRSIFKDVRGLFHVGSVGIIMSGWLGAINYGVIVANDADAHLRS
- a CDS encoding 3-oxoacyl-ACP synthase III — encoded protein: MLFNNVCLHSFGYQLPPRVVTSAEIEERLFPVYDRLKLPAGRLELMSGIRSRRFWDSGTRPSDGAVMAGKKAIEASGIAPADIECLFFTGVCRDMMEPATASFVHRQLGLPDRCILYDISNACLGFLNGMITLATLIELGQVKTGLIVTGETAEHLVESTILNLLADPVLTRKSIKSSFASLTIGSGAVALVMGDERLYKTGHTLKGGVCRANTSFNDLCQGGSDNPAGTLMATDSEELLKRGVETAHLTWLDFLEETGWQPKVIDHYFCHQVGSSHSRLLCETLGIDPALNYETLAQLGNVGSVSAPVTMAIGVEEGILRKGERAALLGIGSGINCLMLGVEW
- a CDS encoding alpha/beta fold hydrolase, with product MGKAELFKDLYPFKPKKITVFGHTISYLDEGKGPVIVMLHGNPTWSFFYRNLVLLLRDRYRLIVPDHLGCGFSDKPQEYPYRLKDHIDNLENLLGQLGVEKHSLVLHDWGGAIGMGYLDRHPERLESLTVLNTAAFRSTRIPLRINICRIPYLGPFLVRGLNGFVRAAVHMAVKKRMPRLVRKGYLAPYNSWANRVAVMRFIEDIPLDYRHPSWETLLRAEGALQYIKNKPVLILWGGKDFCFNNTFYQEWHRRFPHARSIYLENAGHFVLEDADGQVDHLINGFFDEYLGGGRG
- a CDS encoding SDR family oxidoreductase; the encoded protein is MSFLNLHDKYIVVFGMANKKSIACAIARVLGEQGAKVIHVVRTEERRQTALKLFPDSPVFVCDVEQEENILRVSREVADFLGGDKISGIVHSIAFANYSEGIKPFHETIRKDFLQAIDISCFSFISIANHFKTLLAPDASVVTISISTTRMAAENYGYMAPVKAALESSICFLAKSFSSFSRVRFNAVCPGLLKTSASAGIPGYIDSYLYAEKLTLRKKALATSEVADTAAFLLSERSSGINARTIVIDAGMDVNYFDSEIIAKTLD